In Centropristis striata isolate RG_2023a ecotype Rhode Island chromosome 1, C.striata_1.0, whole genome shotgun sequence, one DNA window encodes the following:
- the helt gene encoding hairy and enhancer of split-related protein helt, giving the protein MASKMKDRKRTPISHKVIEKRRRDRINRCLNELGKTVPMALAKQNSGKLEKAEILEMTVQYLRALHSADFPRGREKGELLAEFANYFHYGYHECMKNLVHYLTTEDRAETKDIKYARILAFLQSKSRVVTEPVFGSVATMPEPSDYLSQLHSSPEHQSHSPSESLYQQSPPGHFSWHSSTRSPGISYPTVPLSAHTQQHGGYLSPVQGLDHHYFNFIGHTHANTFSLHSAQHAM; this is encoded by the exons ATGGCATCTAAAATGAAAGACAGGAAG AGAACTCCCATCTCCCACAAAGTCATCGAGAAACGCAGACGAGACCGGATTAATCGCTGCCTTAACGAGTTAGGAAAAACGGTTCCAATGGCCCTGGCAAAACAG AACTCTGGAAAACTGGAAAAAGCTGAAATCTTGGAAATGACAGTTCAGTACCTGCGAGCGCTCCACTCTGCAGATTTTCCCCGTGGGAGAGAAAAGG GTGAACTTCTTGCTGAGTTTGCAAACTACTTCCACTATGGATACCACGAGTGTATGAAGAACCTGGTGCACTACCTGACCACAGAGGACAGGGCTGAAACCAAAGACATCAAATACGCGCGGATCCTCGCCTTCTTACAGTCTAAATCCCGTGTGGTCACCGAGCCTGTGTTCGGCTCCGTGGCCACGATGCCAGAACCTTCTGACTACCTCAGCCAGCTGCACTCCTCACCGGAGCACCAAAGCCACAGCCCGTCCGAGTCCTTGTACCAGCAGAGTCCACCGGGACACTTCTCCTGGCACAGCTCGACCCGCAGCCCGGGCATCTCGTACCCAACAGTGCCGCTCTCTGCGCACACTCAGCAGCACGGTGGATACTTGTCACCGGTGCAGGGACTCGATCATCACTATTTCAACTTCATCGGTCACACGCACGCAAACACGTTCAGTTTGCACAGTGCGCAACACGCCATGTAA